A window from Triticum aestivum cultivar Chinese Spring chromosome 6D, IWGSC CS RefSeq v2.1, whole genome shotgun sequence encodes these proteins:
- the LOC123146341 gene encoding disease resistance protein RGA5 — MNEVRELSYDLEDAIDDFMQSVGDKDEKPDGFIEKIKNSLGKLGKMKARHRIGKEIQDLKKQIKEVGDRNARYKGRQTFSSTKNEVVDPRILARFEHASKLVGIDETKAEIIKLLGEENGQVPRQQQLKIVSIVGFGGMGKTTLANQVYQDLKGEFQYRAFISVSRNPDLMKILRTILSEITGISYPGTEAGCIEQLIDKIKDFLADKRYLIVIDDIWDIKHWEVIRCALADNHYENRVITTTRDRDVARKVGGAYELKPLPDETSKILFFGRIFGINNDCPDDLVEVSETLLKKCGGVPLAIITIAGLLASREGNKREWNKLCDSIGSGLDNSPDVKTMRNILALSYRHLPIHLKTCLLYLSIFPEDYIIQGSRLIWRWICEGFVNGVQDEDLFELGESYLTELINRGLIQAVDSYRYVRTTDCRVHDLVLEFISSISIEENFCTVLHDKKAKSAAITSKVRRLFLQLQDVEMPQGRLILSHMRSLTVSGVDKMSPLSFSPQLRVLDLEDCYLQEQRHKLLEHLGSLCQLRYLALGDIYPSELLLPIQIGQLKHLIFLSVGGRSKNKFRPGVISKLEALQVLLSISLSKSPHIAKELRHLTKLRVLTFSLEGMPDESFKGWISESLVHLENLQSLIVHAPYRLDEESACLDFLGEGWMPPPRNRRRFVSPFGKFSYLPSWINPSNLRELSMIEIGLGHLRQKDLDILGSFPVLQSLRLSCYKNIWDEERKQWPVISADTFQCLQECKLGILPTGGNMFAPGAMPKVQSLTFSFSLGLAILPSLRDSLGLENLPSLQDLHVYFSEFTDGSVTQQAYDQAEAAISCAADNHPNRPTLQLGLSWPANDATAWLPPLPRPARPPSNATDAAPAARLPPRAGR, encoded by the exons ATGAATGAGGTGCGGGAACTGTCCTATGACCTGGAGGACGCCATCGACGACTTCATGCAGAGCGTCGGTGACAAAGATGAAAAGCCAGATGGTTTCATTGAAAAGATCAAAAATTCACTAGGGAAGTTGGGGAAGATGAAGGCTCGCCATCGGATTGGCAAGGAGATCCAAGATCTGAAGAAACAAATCAAAGAGGTGGGTGACAGGAATGCAAGGTACAAGGGTCGTCAAACCTTCTCTAGCACCAAAAATGAAGTTGTAGACCCTAGAATTCTTGCTAGATTCGAGCATGCATCAAAACTCGTTGGAATTGATGAAACCAAAGCCGAGATAATCAAGCTATTAGGCGAAGAAAATGGACAAGTGCCAAGGCAACAACAACTGAAGATAGTCTCCATTGTTGGATTTGGAGGAATGGGGAAGACAACTCTTGCAAACCAAGTGTATCAAGACCTCAAAGGGGAATTCCAGTATCGAGCTTTCATATCGGTGTCACGAAATCCAGACTTGATGAAAATCCTCAGAACTATCCTTAGTGAAATTACCGGTATAAGCTATCCTGGCACCGAAGCAGGGTGCATAGAACAACTcatcgacaagatcaaagatttCCTAGCAGACAAAAG GTATCTTATTGTCATAGATGACATATGGGACATAAAACATTGGGAAGTGATCCGATGTGCTCTAGCTGATAATCATTATGAGAATAGAGTAATCACAACAACCCGTGATCGCGACGTTGCACGTAAAGTTGGTGGCGCTTATGAGCTTAAACCCCTCCCTGATGAGACATCCAAAATATTATTCTTTGGAAGAATTTTTGGTATTAATAATGACTGTCCAGATGATTTGGTCGAAGTATCTGAAACTCTCCTGAAGAAATGTGGCGGTGTGCCATTGGCTATCATCACCATTGCTGGTTTATTGGCCAGTCGGGAAGGGAATAAAAGGGAGTGGAACAAGTTGTGTGATTCTATCGGTTCGGGACTTGACAATAGTCCTGATGTGAAGACGATGAGAAATATATTGGCCCTTAGCTATCGCCATCTACCTATCCACCTAAAAACTTGCTTGTTGTATCTAAGTATATTTCCTGAAGACTACATTATTCAAGGAAGCAGATTGATATGGAGGTGGATATGTGAAGGTTTTGTTAATGGGGTACAAGATGAGGACTTATTTGAGCTTGGTGAGAGCTACCTCACGGAGCTCATAAACAGAGGATTGATCCAAGCGGTGGACTCCTATAGGTATGTCAGGACAACGGATTGCCGTGTGCATGACTTGGTTCTGGAATTTATCAGCTCCATTTCTATTGAAGAAAACTTTTGTACTGTATTGCATGATAAGAAGGCCAAATCAGCTGCGATAACAAGCAAGGTCCGCAGGTTATTTCTGCAACTCCAGGATGTTGAGATGCCTCAGGGGAGATTGATATTGTCCCACATGAGGTCACTTACTGTGTCGGGGGTTGACAAAATGTCACCCCTTTCTTTTTCCCCTCAATTACGTGTATTGGATTTGGAGGACTGCTATCTTCAGGAGCAACGCCATAAATTACTTGAGCATCTCGGGAGTTTATGCCAGTTGAGATATCTTGCGTTGGGAGATATATACCCCAGTGAGCTCTTATTGCCGATCCAAATTGGGCAGCTAAAACATCTGATATTCTTAAGTGTTGGTGGTCGCTCCAAAAACAAATTCAGGCCAGGTGTTATCAGCAAACTGGAGGCTTTGCAAGTGTTGTTATCTATCAGCTTATCCAAGTCTCCGCACATTGCAAAAGAGCTAAGGCATTTGACTAAACTGAGGGTTCTTACTTTCTCGTTGGAAGGTATGCCTGATGAGAGCTTCAAGGGTTGGATTTCGGAGTCTCTAGTTCACCTGGAGAATTTGCAGAGTTTAATTGTGCACGCCCCTTACCGTTTGGATGAGGAAAGTGCTTGTTTGGATTTCTTAGGGGAAGGATGGATGCCCCCTCCTCGGAATCGCCGTAGGTTTGTTTCACCATTTGGGAAGTTCTCCTATCTGCCATCGTGGATTAACCCGTCAAATCTTCGGGAGCTCTCCATGATAGAGATCGGGTTGGGCCACCTGCGGCAGAAGGATCTTGACATACTTGGTTCCTTTCCAGTTCTTCAATCCCTCCGGCTGAGTTGCTACAAGAATATCTGGGATGAAGAAAGGAAACAGTGGCCGGTGATCAGTGCTGATACTTTCCAGTGCCTGCAGGAGTGTAAGTTGGGGATACTTCCCACGGGAGGAAATATGTTCGCACCAGGAGCAATGCCCAAGGTACAAAGCCTTACATTTTCTTTTAGCTTGGGTTTGGCAATCCTCCCATCTCTCCGTGATAGCTTGGGCTTGGAGAATCTCCCTTCTCTCCAGGATCTCCATGTTTACTTCAGCGAATTCACCGATGGGTCCGTCACCCAACAAGCATATGACCAAGCGGAGGCTGCAATTAGCTGTGCAGCAGACAACCATCCCAACCGCCCCACCCTTCAGTTGGGCTTATCATGGCCGGCCAATGACGCGACTGCTtggctgccgccgctgccgcgacCGGCCCGCCCGCCTTCAAACGCCACCGATGCCGCGCCTGCCGCCCGCCTTCCGCCTCGGGCCGGCCGCTGA